The proteins below are encoded in one region of Vulpes lagopus strain Blue_001 chromosome 10, ASM1834538v1, whole genome shotgun sequence:
- the TMEM208 gene encoding transmembrane protein 208: MAPKGKVGTRGKKQIFEENRETLKFYLRIILGANAIYCLVTLVFFYSSASFWAWMALGFSLAVYGASYHSMSSMARAAFSEDGALMDGGMDLNMEQGMAEHLKDVILLTAIVQVLSCFSLYIWSFWLLAPGRALYLLWVNVLGPWFTADSGTPAPEHNEKRQRRQERRQMKRL; encoded by the exons ATGGCG CCCAAGGGCAAAGTGGGCaccagagggaagaagcagataTTTGAAGAGAACAGAGAGACTCTGAAGTTCTATCTGCGGATCATACTGGGGGCCAAT GCCATTTACTGTCTTGTGACCTTGGTGTTCTTCTATTCATCTGCCTCATTTTGGGCCTGG ATGGCCTTGGGCTTTAGTCTGGCAGTATATGGGGCCAGCTACCACTCTATGAGCTCGATGGCACGGGCAGCCTTTTCTGAGGATGGGGCCCTGATGGATGGTGGAATGGACCTCAACATGGAGCAGGGCATGGCAGA GCACCTTAAGGATGTGATCCTACTGACAGCCATCGTGCAGGTGctcagctgcttctccctctacatctGGTCCTTCTGGCTTCTG GCTCCGGGCCGGGCTCTTTACCTCCTCTGGGTGAATGTGCTGGGCCCATGGTTCACAGCAGACAGTGGCACCCCAGCACCAGAGCACAATGAGAAACGGCAGCGCCGACAGGAGCGGCGGCAGATGAAGCGGTTATAG